In Plodia interpunctella isolate USDA-ARS_2022_Savannah chromosome 9, ilPloInte3.2, whole genome shotgun sequence, a single genomic region encodes these proteins:
- the LOC128672467 gene encoding synaptic vesicle glycoprotein 2B-like isoform X1 produces the protein MVCKVTPRINSPTRRGNNDSQDAQQMADYETALDSAGYGRFSRSALGACACAFFQTGVQNCVMSYVLPAAKCELQLTTYQAGLINMAFMSGGVASAFFWGIVGDVFGRRNVLSTTLLLDAVITLAQSIVPDYRLLLAARSINGFLIGGPSTLVFTYLSDLVGVKKRQFYLNITGMSFVAAWLILPACAWLVIPFKAVNHTTIIPIYSWRLFLALGSLPGFVGGLWILNLPESPRLLSDTNRSDTALKLLAKIHRANCGKKEEFRIKKLIQDNILVTKTLNGEQNRTKALFLGVMKDLKTFVSKSYAVKSSLILFAFFANMAAGFGLNLWIPELLLRMQGSSCKRAGLPQNARLQNTTNLLRESKLFDVSGAELVPRYNDSNFDHDSLSFGCGETMDEDVFTSGLIVGACCVLGNAACAFLVARGGARGVRRAAAACALACACACACLAACACSCASSNKIAVAAAAALNAASLNGNVLLIRLLLHALPAKLSGLGVCWGAWWGRAGGVASNLAVGVLLDFSCPAPFISVAALLAISIGAIMIIKLEEQETGETEEDEQDNGKSTGLDRYISTHM, from the exons ATGGTCTGCAAAGTGACGCCTAGAATTAATAGTC CCACACGTCGAGGGAACAATGATTCGCAGGACGCACAGCAGATGGCCGATTATGAAACTGCTCTGGATTCAGCAG GATACGGCCGGTTCAGCCGCAGCGCGCTCGGCGCGTGCGCCTGCGCATTCTTCCAGACGGGCGTGCAGAACTGCGTCATGTCGTATGTGCTGCCAGCGGCGAAATGTGAGCTGCAGCTGACGACGTACCAGGCTGGCCTGATCAATATGGCTTTTATGAGTG GTGGCGTAGCCAGTGCCTTCTTCTGGGGTATTGTTGGCGACGTGTTCGGCAGACGCAACGTCCTGAGCACGACTCTACTGCTGGACGCTGTGATCACACTGGCACAGAGTATAGTACCAGATTACAGGCTCCTTCTAGCTGCAAGATCAATTAATGGCTTTCTTATTG GTGGACCATCAACGCTTGTGTTCACGTATCTATCAGACCTGGTGGGGGTGAAAAAGAGACAGTTTTACTTGAACATCACCGGCATGAGCTTCGTCGCAGCGTGGCTTATACTACCAG CATGTGCCTGGCTGGTGATCCCGTTCAAAGCCGTCAACCACACGACCATTATACCCATATACTCCTGGCGCCTGTTCCTGGCCCTGGGCAGTCTTCCAGGATTCGTGGGCGGCCTCTGGATCCTCAATCTGCCTGAGAGTCCAAGATTGTTGTCAGATACGAATAGAAGCGACACAGCATTGAAGCTACTGGCGAAAATTCATCGAGCGAATTGTGGGAAGAAAGAGGAATTTCGG ATAAAGAAGCTTATTCAAGACAATATCCTAGTAACAAAGACATTGAATGGGGAGCAAAACAGAACGAAGGCGCTATTCCTCGGCGTGATGAAGGATTTGAAGACTTTTGTCTCCAAGAGCTACGCGGTGAAGTCTAGTCTGATACTATTCGCTTTCTTTGCCAACATGGCGGC CGGCTTTGGCCTAAATCTATGGATTCCTGAGCTTCTACTAAGAATGCAAGGCTCCTCATGCAAGAGAGCTGGTCTCCCACAGAACGCAAGACTACAGAATACCACCAACTTGTTAAGAGAAAGCAAACTCTTCGACGTTTCTGGAGCAGAGTTAGTGCCTAGATATAATGACAGCAACTTTGATCATGACAGTCTGAGTTTTGGCTGTGGCGAGACTATGGATGAAGAT GTATTTACATCAGGATTAATAGTTGGCGCGTGTTGCGTCCTAGGAAATGCTGCGTGCGCGTTCCTTGTAGCCCGAGGCGGTGCGCGTGGCGTGCGACGTGCTGCTGCCGCATGCGCGCTGGCATGCGCTTGCGCGTGCGCTTGTCTTGCTGCTTGTGCGTGTTCATGCGCATCGTCTAACAAGATCGCCGTGGCCGCAGCTGCGGCGTTGAACGCTGCGTCTTTGAATGGAAACGTTTTATTGATAAGGCTGCTATTGCATGCTTTACCAGCGAAATTGAG TGGTCTTGGGGTGTGTTGGGGTGCGTGGTGGGGCCGAGCGGGCGGCGTGGCTTCTAACCTGGCAGTAGGAGTACTGCTTGACTTCTCCTGCCCAGCGCCTTTCATCTCCGTAGCTGCTTTATTAGCAA tatcGATCGGCGCCATCATGATAATCAAACTTGAAGAACAAGAAACCGGAGAAACTGAGGAAGACGAACAAGACAACGGGAAGAGCACAGGTCTAGACAGATACATATCTACGCACATGTAA
- the LOC128672467 gene encoding synaptic vesicle glycoprotein 2B-like isoform X2, producing the protein MADYETALDSAGYGRFSRSALGACACAFFQTGVQNCVMSYVLPAAKCELQLTTYQAGLINMAFMSGGVASAFFWGIVGDVFGRRNVLSTTLLLDAVITLAQSIVPDYRLLLAARSINGFLIGGPSTLVFTYLSDLVGVKKRQFYLNITGMSFVAAWLILPACAWLVIPFKAVNHTTIIPIYSWRLFLALGSLPGFVGGLWILNLPESPRLLSDTNRSDTALKLLAKIHRANCGKKEEFRIKKLIQDNILVTKTLNGEQNRTKALFLGVMKDLKTFVSKSYAVKSSLILFAFFANMAAGFGLNLWIPELLLRMQGSSCKRAGLPQNARLQNTTNLLRESKLFDVSGAELVPRYNDSNFDHDSLSFGCGETMDEDVFTSGLIVGACCVLGNAACAFLVARGGARGVRRAAAACALACACACACLAACACSCASSNKIAVAAAAALNAASLNGNVLLIRLLLHALPAKLSGLGVCWGAWWGRAGGVASNLAVGVLLDFSCPAPFISVAALLAISIGAIMIIKLEEQETGETEEDEQDNGKSTGLDRYISTHM; encoded by the exons ATGGCCGATTATGAAACTGCTCTGGATTCAGCAG GATACGGCCGGTTCAGCCGCAGCGCGCTCGGCGCGTGCGCCTGCGCATTCTTCCAGACGGGCGTGCAGAACTGCGTCATGTCGTATGTGCTGCCAGCGGCGAAATGTGAGCTGCAGCTGACGACGTACCAGGCTGGCCTGATCAATATGGCTTTTATGAGTG GTGGCGTAGCCAGTGCCTTCTTCTGGGGTATTGTTGGCGACGTGTTCGGCAGACGCAACGTCCTGAGCACGACTCTACTGCTGGACGCTGTGATCACACTGGCACAGAGTATAGTACCAGATTACAGGCTCCTTCTAGCTGCAAGATCAATTAATGGCTTTCTTATTG GTGGACCATCAACGCTTGTGTTCACGTATCTATCAGACCTGGTGGGGGTGAAAAAGAGACAGTTTTACTTGAACATCACCGGCATGAGCTTCGTCGCAGCGTGGCTTATACTACCAG CATGTGCCTGGCTGGTGATCCCGTTCAAAGCCGTCAACCACACGACCATTATACCCATATACTCCTGGCGCCTGTTCCTGGCCCTGGGCAGTCTTCCAGGATTCGTGGGCGGCCTCTGGATCCTCAATCTGCCTGAGAGTCCAAGATTGTTGTCAGATACGAATAGAAGCGACACAGCATTGAAGCTACTGGCGAAAATTCATCGAGCGAATTGTGGGAAGAAAGAGGAATTTCGG ATAAAGAAGCTTATTCAAGACAATATCCTAGTAACAAAGACATTGAATGGGGAGCAAAACAGAACGAAGGCGCTATTCCTCGGCGTGATGAAGGATTTGAAGACTTTTGTCTCCAAGAGCTACGCGGTGAAGTCTAGTCTGATACTATTCGCTTTCTTTGCCAACATGGCGGC CGGCTTTGGCCTAAATCTATGGATTCCTGAGCTTCTACTAAGAATGCAAGGCTCCTCATGCAAGAGAGCTGGTCTCCCACAGAACGCAAGACTACAGAATACCACCAACTTGTTAAGAGAAAGCAAACTCTTCGACGTTTCTGGAGCAGAGTTAGTGCCTAGATATAATGACAGCAACTTTGATCATGACAGTCTGAGTTTTGGCTGTGGCGAGACTATGGATGAAGAT GTATTTACATCAGGATTAATAGTTGGCGCGTGTTGCGTCCTAGGAAATGCTGCGTGCGCGTTCCTTGTAGCCCGAGGCGGTGCGCGTGGCGTGCGACGTGCTGCTGCCGCATGCGCGCTGGCATGCGCTTGCGCGTGCGCTTGTCTTGCTGCTTGTGCGTGTTCATGCGCATCGTCTAACAAGATCGCCGTGGCCGCAGCTGCGGCGTTGAACGCTGCGTCTTTGAATGGAAACGTTTTATTGATAAGGCTGCTATTGCATGCTTTACCAGCGAAATTGAG TGGTCTTGGGGTGTGTTGGGGTGCGTGGTGGGGCCGAGCGGGCGGCGTGGCTTCTAACCTGGCAGTAGGAGTACTGCTTGACTTCTCCTGCCCAGCGCCTTTCATCTCCGTAGCTGCTTTATTAGCAA tatcGATCGGCGCCATCATGATAATCAAACTTGAAGAACAAGAAACCGGAGAAACTGAGGAAGACGAACAAGACAACGGGAAGAGCACAGGTCTAGACAGATACATATCTACGCACATGTAA
- the LOC128672468 gene encoding solute carrier family 22 member 1-like isoform X3, giving the protein MLVAANSVILLAITMDLFGFTLIVNVACDLRLTIAQKAILSSFPFISIIVVSFAWGYISDTRGRRTTLVLSLPTAFVLSCLCSLSPNWIALAVLKFLSVCFSCAANSVTYTLVGESCIQRLRSKYMLLMSCLLLLGPAAGAVVAYPITHLSFAVPIPALGLDFTPWRLLVIVMSIPIGLGGIASFFFYESPKFLANWDRNDEALRVLEAIYKVNHKGSLDDFQIKQIKLEDALTKNRMSLIRAIYEQSAPLFRRPLLGQTLQLFYIVGIVYITNNTCIVWLPHIMDLVKVALEKNYVSSGNVCAMITSHSVANTTVARSSDEPVICLGYVEDSTALTIIISQTTFSCLNFVISCFPNRRKAVLIFMLCLSSVSGIAMNLTPEPISSVVLYVIFGCTCLCMGIMASFFVDLYPTSYRGMASCLSILVARTSTFVGINVAGNLIFHHCSLTFYLWSVLVLTSVIAAWFLPPDKAKIIPTNV; this is encoded by the exons ATGCTGGTGGCTGCCAACTCGGTCATCCTGCTTGCCATTACCATGGATCTATTCGGTTTTACTCTCATCGTCAACGTTGCCTGCGACTTGAGGCTGACTATCGCTCAGAAGGCCATACTCTCCTCATTCCCCTTTATAA gTATTATAGTAGTTTCCTTCGCGTGGGGCTACATATCAGACACACGAGGTCGCCGGACCACTCTCGTGCTGTCCCTCCCGACAGCGTTTGTCCTATCCTGTCTGTGTAGCCTGTCTCCCAACTGGATCGCGCTGGCTGTCCTCAAGttcctgtctgtctgttt CTCGTGCGCAGCGAACTCAGTGACGTACACGTTGGTGGGCGAGTCCTGCATCCAGCGACTGCGCAGCAAGTATATGTTGCTGATGAGCTGCCTCCTGCTATTAGGGCCGGCTGCGGGTGCTG TGGTCGCATATCCAATCACACACTTGTCATTCGCTGTACCAATACCAGCCCTGGGCTTAGACTTCACGCCGTGGAGACTGCTGGTCATCGTCATGTCGATCCCGATCGGGTTGGGCGGCATCGCCAGCTTCTTCTTCTACGAGAGTCCGAAATTCCTGGCCAATTGGGACAGGAACGATGAGGCTTTGAGGGTCTTGGAGGCTATTTATAAGGTCAATCATAAGGGATCTCTTGATGACTTCCAG attaaacaaataaaactagaaGACGCTCTAACCAAAAACCGTATGTCTCTGATCCGCGCGATCTATGAGCAGAGCGCTCCTCTGTTCCGACGTCCACTGTTGGGACAGACCCTCCAGCTGTTCTACATAGTGGGCATCGTCTACATCAC GAACAATACGTGCATAGTGTGGCTGCCACATATAATGGATCTAGTCAAAGTtgctttagaaaaaaattacgtatCATCAGGAAACGTATGTGCCATGATCACATCACACAGTGTAGCTAACACTACAGTGGCACGGTCTTCAGAT GAGCCAGTGATATGCCTCGGCTACGTTGAAGATTCAACAGCATTAACAATCATAATTTCCCAAACCACCTTCTCCTGCTTAAACTTCGTCATCTCCTGCTTTCCAAACCGCCGGAAAGCTGTCCTTATCTTCATGCTTTGCCTGTCTTCTGTCAGCGGAATAGCCATGAATCTGACGCCAGAACCTATATCGAGTGTCGTCTTGTATGTCATATTTGGATGTACTTGTTTGTGTATGGGAATTATGGCCTCCTTTTTTGTGGATTTGTACCCTACATCTTAtag GGGCATGGCGTCCTGCCTCAGCATCCTGGTGGCTCGTACCAGCACTTTCGTCGGTATCAACGTCGCTGGCAACCTCATCTTCCACCATTGCTCCCTTACTTTCTACCTCTGGTCCGTTCTCGTCTTGA caagCGTGATAGCTGCGTGGTTTCTACCTCCAGacaaagcaaaaataattccAACTAACGtttaa
- the LOC128672468 gene encoding solute carrier family 22 member 1-like isoform X1, whose translation MEGNDNSTATPFEEALNKTGNGLYNVMLVAANSVILLAITMDLFGFTLIVNVACDLRLTIAQKAILSSFPFISIIVVSFAWGYISDTRGRRTTLVLSLPTAFVLSCLCSLSPNWIALAVLKFLSVCFSCAANSVTYTLVGESCIQRLRSKYMLLMSCLLLLGPAAGAVVAYPITHLSFAVPIPALGLDFTPWRLLVIVMSIPIGLGGIASFFFYESPKFLANWDRNDEALRVLEAIYKVNHKGSLDDFQIKQIKLEDALTKNRMSLIRAIYEQSAPLFRRPLLGQTLQLFYIVGIVYITNNTCIVWLPHIMDLVKVALEKNYVSSGNVCAMITSHSVANTTVARSSDEPVICLGYVEDSTALTIIISQTTFSCLNFVISCFPNRRKAVLIFMLCLSSVSGIAMNLTPEPISSVVLYVIFGCTCLCMGIMASFFVDLYPTSYRGMASCLSILVARTSTFVGINVAGNLIFHHCSLTFYLWSVLVLTSVIAAWFLPPDKAKIIPTNV comes from the exons ATGGAGGGAAATGATAATTCGACAGCTACACCTTTCGAAGAAGCTTTGAATAAGACcg GTAATGGTCTGTACAATGTTATGCTGGTGGCTGCCAACTCGGTCATCCTGCTTGCCATTACCATGGATCTATTCGGTTTTACTCTCATCGTCAACGTTGCCTGCGACTTGAGGCTGACTATCGCTCAGAAGGCCATACTCTCCTCATTCCCCTTTATAA gTATTATAGTAGTTTCCTTCGCGTGGGGCTACATATCAGACACACGAGGTCGCCGGACCACTCTCGTGCTGTCCCTCCCGACAGCGTTTGTCCTATCCTGTCTGTGTAGCCTGTCTCCCAACTGGATCGCGCTGGCTGTCCTCAAGttcctgtctgtctgttt CTCGTGCGCAGCGAACTCAGTGACGTACACGTTGGTGGGCGAGTCCTGCATCCAGCGACTGCGCAGCAAGTATATGTTGCTGATGAGCTGCCTCCTGCTATTAGGGCCGGCTGCGGGTGCTG TGGTCGCATATCCAATCACACACTTGTCATTCGCTGTACCAATACCAGCCCTGGGCTTAGACTTCACGCCGTGGAGACTGCTGGTCATCGTCATGTCGATCCCGATCGGGTTGGGCGGCATCGCCAGCTTCTTCTTCTACGAGAGTCCGAAATTCCTGGCCAATTGGGACAGGAACGATGAGGCTTTGAGGGTCTTGGAGGCTATTTATAAGGTCAATCATAAGGGATCTCTTGATGACTTCCAG attaaacaaataaaactagaaGACGCTCTAACCAAAAACCGTATGTCTCTGATCCGCGCGATCTATGAGCAGAGCGCTCCTCTGTTCCGACGTCCACTGTTGGGACAGACCCTCCAGCTGTTCTACATAGTGGGCATCGTCTACATCAC GAACAATACGTGCATAGTGTGGCTGCCACATATAATGGATCTAGTCAAAGTtgctttagaaaaaaattacgtatCATCAGGAAACGTATGTGCCATGATCACATCACACAGTGTAGCTAACACTACAGTGGCACGGTCTTCAGAT GAGCCAGTGATATGCCTCGGCTACGTTGAAGATTCAACAGCATTAACAATCATAATTTCCCAAACCACCTTCTCCTGCTTAAACTTCGTCATCTCCTGCTTTCCAAACCGCCGGAAAGCTGTCCTTATCTTCATGCTTTGCCTGTCTTCTGTCAGCGGAATAGCCATGAATCTGACGCCAGAACCTATATCGAGTGTCGTCTTGTATGTCATATTTGGATGTACTTGTTTGTGTATGGGAATTATGGCCTCCTTTTTTGTGGATTTGTACCCTACATCTTAtag GGGCATGGCGTCCTGCCTCAGCATCCTGGTGGCTCGTACCAGCACTTTCGTCGGTATCAACGTCGCTGGCAACCTCATCTTCCACCATTGCTCCCTTACTTTCTACCTCTGGTCCGTTCTCGTCTTGA caagCGTGATAGCTGCGTGGTTTCTACCTCCAGacaaagcaaaaataattccAACTAACGtttaa